The Palaemon carinicauda isolate YSFRI2023 chromosome 37, ASM3689809v2, whole genome shotgun sequence genome contains a region encoding:
- the LOC137629196 gene encoding uncharacterized protein DDB_G0283357-like codes for MRLNPKPFHTNGALNPSTFHTNEALNLKPFHTNEALNPSPFHVNEALNPSPFHANEALNLKPFHMNEALNPSPFHTNEALNLKPFHTNEALNPSPFHTNEALNLKPFHTNEVLNSYPFHTNEALNPNPFHTNESLNPNSFHANETLNPNPFHTNGALNPSTFHTNEALNLKPFHTNEALNPNPFHTNEALNLKSFHMKETLNPNPFHTNEALNLKPFHTNETLNPNPFHTNEALNLKPFHTNEALNLSPFHTNEALNLKPCHTNEALNPNPFHTNEALNPNRSDTNESLNPNSFHSFHTNETLNPNPFHMNGALNPRPFHTNEALNLRSVHTNEALNPNPLHMNEALNLKPFHTNKALNPNPFHTNEALNPNPFHMKESLTPNSFRTNETLNLNPFHANGALNPSPFHTNEALNLKPFHMNEALNPNPFHTNEALNPNPFHTNKALNPNPFRTNEALNPNSFHTNESLNPNPFPTNEALNPNSFPTNEALNPNPFPTNEALNPNSFPTNEALNPNPFPTNEALNPNSFPTNEALNPNPFPTNEALNPNSFPTNEALNPNPFPTNEALNPNSFHTNESLNPIPFPTKEALNPNSFHTNESLNPIPFPTNEALNPNSFHTNESLNPNPFPTNEALNPNSFHTNESLNPNPFPTNEALNPNSFPTNEALNPNPFPTNEALNPNPFPTNEALNPNSFHTNESLNPNPFPTKEALNPNSFHTNESLNPIPFPTNESLNPNPFPTNEALNPNSFHTNEALNPNSFHTNEALNPNSFPTNEALNPNPFPTNEALNPNSFPTNEALNPNPFPTNEALNPNPFPTNEALNPNAFPTNEALNPNPFPTNEALNPNSFPTNEALNPNPFPTNEALNPNPFPTNEALNPNSFPTNEALKPNPFSTNDALNPNSFPTNEALNPNPFPTNDALNPNSFPTNEALNPNPFPTNEALNPNSFPTNEALNPNSFPTNEALNPNPFHTNEALNPNPFRTNEALNPNSFHTNESLKPNPFPTNEALKPNPFPTNEALNPNSFPTNEALNPNPFRTNESLKPNSFPTNEALNPNPFRTNEALNPNSFPTNEALNPNPFRTNEALNPNSFPTNEALNPNPFRTNEALNSFHTNESLKPNPFHTNEALNPNPFRTNEALNPNSFHTNESLKPNPFPTNEALNPNSFPTNEALNPNPFRTNEALNPNSFPMNEALNPNSFPTNEALNPNPFHTNEALNPNSFPTNEALNPNPFPTNEALNPNSFPTNEALNPNPFHTNEALNPNSFPTNEALNPNPFPTNEALNPNSFPTNEALNPNPFHTNEALNPNSFPTNEALNPNPFPTNEALNPNSFPTNEALNPNPFHTNEALNPNSFPTNEALNPNPFPTNEALNPNSFPTNEALNPNPFPTNEALNPNSFPTNEALNPNPFPTNEALNPNSFPTNEALNPNPFPTNEALNPNPFPTNEALNPNPSHTNEAQP; via the exons GAATCCAAATCCCTTCCATACGAATGAGTCATTGAATCCGAATTCCTTCCATGCAAATGAGACACTGAATCCGAATCCCTTCCACACGAATGGGGCACTGAATCCGAGTACCTTCCATACGAATGAGGCACTGAATTTGAAACCCTTCCATACGAACGAGGCACTGAATCCGAATCCCTTCCATACGAACGAGGCACTGAATCTGAAATCCTTCCATATGAAAGAGACACTGAATCCGAATCCCTTCCATACAAACGAGGCACTGAATCTGAAACCCTTCCATACGAACGAGACACTGAATCCGAATCCCTTCCATACGAACGAGGCACTAAATCTGAAACCCTTCCATACAAACGAGGCACTGAATCTGAGTCCCTTCCATACGAACGAGGCACTGAATCTGAAACCCTGCCATACGAACGAAGCACTAAATCCGAATCCTTTCCACACGAATGAGGCACTGAATCCGAATCGTTCCGATACGAATGAGTCACTAAATCCAAATTCCTTCCATTCCTTCCACACAAATGAGACACTGAATCCGAATCCCTTCCACATGAATGGGGCACTGAATCCGAGACCCTTCCATACGAATGAGGCACTGAATCTGAGATCCGTCCATACGAACGAGGCTCTGAATCCGAATCCCTTGCATATGAATGAGGCACTGAATCTGAAACCCTTCCATACGAACAAGGCACTGAATCCGAATCCCTTCCATACAAACGAGGCACTGAATCCGAATCCCTTCCATATGAAAGAGTCACTGACTCCGAATTCCTTCCGTACAAATGAGACACTGAATCTGAATCCCTTCCACGCGAATGGGGCACTGAATCCGAGTCCCTTCCATACGAACGAGGCACTGAATCTGAAACCCTTCCATATGAACGAGGCATTGAATCCGAATCCATTCCATACGAATGAGGCACTGAATCCGAATCCCTTCCATACGAACAAGGCACTGAATCCGAATCCCTTCCGTACCAACGAGGCACTGAATCCGAATTCCTTCCATACAAATGAGTCACTGAATCCGAATCCCTTCCCTACGAACGAGGCACTGAATCCGAATTCCTTCCCTACGAACGAGGCACTGAATCCGAATCCCTTCCCTACGAACGAGGCACTGAATCCGAATTCCTTCCCTACGAACGAGGCACTGAATCCGAATCCCTTCCCTACGAACGAGGCACTGAATCCGAATTCCTTCCCTACGAACGAGGCACTGAATCCGAATCCCTTCCCTACGAACGAGGCACTGAATCCGAATTCCTTCCCTACGAACGAGGCACTGAATCCGAATCCCTTCCCTACGAACGAGGCACTGAATCCGAATTCCTTCCATACAAACGAGTCACTGAATCCGATTCCCTTCCCTACGAAAGAGGCACTGAATCCGAATTCCTTCCATACAAATGAGTCACTGAATCCGATTCCCTTCCCTACGAACGAAGCACTGAATCCGAATTCCTTCCATACAAATGAGTCACTGAATCCAAATCCCTTCCCTACGAACGAGGCACTGAATCCGAATTCCTTCCATACAAATGAGTCACTGAATCCGAATCCCTTCCCTACGAACGAGGCACTGAATCCGAATTCCTTCCCTACGAACGAGGCACTGAATCCGAATCCCTTCCCTACGAACGAGGCACTGAATCCGAATCCCTTCCCTACGAACGAGGCACTGAATCCGAATTCCTTCCATACAAATGAGTCACTGAATCCGAATCCCTTCCCTACGAAAGAGGCACTGAATCCGAATTCCTTCCATACAAATGAGTCACTGAATCCGATTCCCTTCCCTACGAACGAG TCACTGAATCCGAATCCCTTCCCTACGAACGAGGCACTGAATCCGAATTCCTTCCATACGAACGAGGCACTGAATCCGAATTCCTTCCATACGAACGAGGCACTGAATCCGAATTCTTTCCCTACGAACGAGGCACTGAATCCGAATCCCTTCCCTACGAACGAGGCACTGAATCCGAATTCCTTCCCTACGAACGAGGCACTGAATCCGAATCCCTTCCCTACGAACGAGGCACTGAATCCGAATCCCTTCCCTACGAACGAGGCACTGAATCCGAATGCCTTCCCTACGAACGAGGCACTGAATCCGAATCCCTTCCCTACAAACGAGGCACTGAATCCGAATTCCTTCCCTACGAACGAGGCACTGAATCCGAATCCCTTCCCTACGAACGAGGCACTGAATCCGAATCCCTTCCCTACGAACGAGGCACTGAATCCGAATTCCTTCCCTACGAACGAGGCACTGAAACCAAATCCCTTCTCTACGAACGACGCACTGAATCCGAATTCCTTCCCTACGAACGAGGCACTGAATCCGAATCCCTTCCCTACGAACGACGCACTGAATCCGAATTCCTTCCCTACGAACGAGGCACTGAATCCGAATCCCTTCCCTACGAACGAGGCACTGAATCCGAATTCCTTCCCTACGAACGAGGCACTGAATCCGAATTCCTTCCCTACGAACGAGGCACTGAATCCGAATCCCTTCCATACGAACGAAGCACTGAATCCGAATCCCTTCCGTACCAACGAGGCACTGAATCCGAATTCCTTCCATACAAATGAGTCACTGAAACCGAATCCCTTCCCTACGAACGAGGCACTGAAACCGAATCCCTTCCCTACGAACGAGGCACTGAATCCGAATTCCTTCCCTACGAACGAGGCACTGAATCCGAATCCCTTCCGTACCAACGAGTCACTGAAACCGAATTCCTTCCCTACGAACGAGGCACTGAATCCGAATCCCTTCCGTACCAACGAGGCACTGAATCCGAATTCCTTCCCTACGAACGAGGCACTGAATCCGAATCCCTTCCGTACCAACGAGGCACTGAATCCGAATTCCTTCCCTACGAACGAGGCACTGAATCCGAATCCCTTCCGTACCAACGAGGCACTGAATTCCTTCCATACGAATGAGTCACTGAAACCGAATCCCTTCCATACGAACGAGGCACTGAATCCGAATCCCTTCCGTACCAACGAGGCACTGAATCCGAATTCCTTCCATACAAATGAGTCACTGAAACCGAATCCCTTCCCTACGAACGAGGCACTGAATCCGAATTCCTTCCCTACGAACGAGGCACTGAATCCGAATCCCTTCCGTACCAACGAGGCACTGAATCCGAATTCCTTCCCTATGAACGAGGCACTGAATCCGAATTCCTTCCCTACGAACGAGGCACTGAATCCGAATCCCTTCCATACAAACGAGGCACTGAATCCGAATTCCTTCCCTACGAACGAGGCACTGAATCCGAATCCCTTCCCTACAAACGAGGCACTGAATCCGAATTCCTTCCCTACGAACGAGGCACTGAATCCGAATCCCTTCCATACAAACGAGGCACTGAATCCGAATTCCTTCCCTACGAACGAGGCACTGAATCCGAATCCCTTCCCTACAAACGAGGCACTGAATCCGAATTCCTTCCCTACGAACGAGGCACTGAATCCGAATCCCTTCCATACAAACGAGGCACTGAATCCGAATTCCTTCCCTACGAACGAGGCACTGAATCCGAATCCCTTCCCTACAAACGAGGCACTGAATCCGAATTCCTTCCCTACGAACGAGGCACTGAATCCGAATCCCTTCCATACAAACGAGGCACTGAATCCGAATTCCTTCCCTACGAACGAGGCACTGAATCCGAATCCCTTCCCTACAAACGAGGCACTGAATCCGAATTCCTTCCCTACGAACGAGGCACTGAATCCGAATCCCTTCCCTACAAACGAGGCACTGAATCCGAATTCCTTCCCTACGAACGAGGCACTGAATCCGAATCCCTTCCCTACAAACGAGGCACTGAATCCGAATTCCTTCCCTACGAACGAGGCACTGAATCCGAATCCCTTCCCTACAAACGAGGCACTGAATCCGAATCCCTTCCCTACGAACGAGGCATTGAATCCGAATCCCAGCCACACAAACgaggcacaaccctag